A genomic stretch from Colwellia sp. Arc7-635 includes:
- a CDS encoding methyl-accepting chemotaxis protein gives MKLTVAMKIIGGFTIISLLLILTSVISWSSLDTIDSATKQQNELAIPTLKGSNKLATDLTGIGNLTLRAYYQTALPPLAENQLAFDANKSDFRAQLKKLKSIVQEEKSLIANLREVDTVYDSLENAISNVISNRKTAIEQRLALVDKIDIIEEKADDTATILLDLGDHELASTTLKRAVSLAERLETLLNSIVSSSFEFREVKDLQSAELVTSEIENAFNDIEQSVNDVVNELNLQDMSDISDELTDSFSELQGYITGSNKIFINKTNQLNAIAAATVSLKAAESGISSANEILAKQVDLANETTIATGALVKESVSDGTRNTFLITLISIVSAVVIAWVTLTSITRPLHRVNEMLNVVASGDLSRKLDESGNDEFAQLSRNCNLLIDSLRNLIQSIVSRSTQLATAAEQTSAVTAQSTTAINEQRTQVEQAASATTEMSSTAHSVLSSANDALGEIKQADDEAERVKVISSRNRETIELLANEVESASQVINKLQQDSASIGGILDVIRSIADQTNLLALNAAIEAARAGEHGRGFAVVADEVRTLASRTQVSTQEIQNMIEVLQGGAEKAVSVMDAGKEQATNCVEQSVEAEKALDTITHAVHEAFDRSSQIATAAEEQSVVAHEISENLESIVAIAEQTTAGSQQTAESSSEVARLAEELQQSVQEFKL, from the coding sequence ATGAAATTAACAGTAGCAATGAAGATAATTGGTGGCTTTACCATTATTTCACTTTTACTTATTTTAACTAGCGTAATATCATGGAGTAGTTTAGATACTATTGACAGCGCCACAAAACAGCAAAATGAACTTGCGATACCGACATTAAAAGGAAGTAACAAGTTAGCGACAGATTTAACTGGCATTGGCAACTTAACACTTCGCGCTTATTACCAAACAGCCCTTCCCCCACTTGCCGAAAATCAACTTGCTTTTGATGCAAATAAAAGTGATTTCAGAGCACAGTTGAAAAAGCTTAAAAGCATTGTACAAGAAGAAAAAAGCTTAATCGCGAACCTACGTGAAGTCGATACGGTTTATGATAGTTTAGAAAATGCTATCAGTAACGTTATCAGTAATCGAAAAACGGCTATAGAACAACGTCTAGCACTAGTTGATAAAATAGATATTATTGAAGAAAAAGCAGATGATACCGCAACAATCTTATTGGATTTAGGGGATCATGAGCTTGCTTCGACAACATTAAAACGCGCGGTAAGTTTAGCCGAGCGTTTAGAAACTTTACTCAATAGCATTGTTAGTTCTTCTTTTGAGTTTCGTGAAGTTAAAGATCTGCAATCGGCTGAGTTAGTGACTAGCGAAATTGAGAATGCTTTTAATGACATTGAACAGTCAGTTAATGATGTTGTTAATGAACTCAACTTACAGGATATGTCTGATATTTCTGATGAGTTAACTGATAGTTTTTCTGAACTACAAGGTTACATCACCGGCAGTAACAAAATTTTTATCAATAAAACAAATCAGCTAAATGCAATCGCAGCAGCAACGGTTAGTTTGAAAGCAGCAGAAAGTGGTATAAGCAGTGCTAATGAAATACTAGCTAAGCAAGTAGACTTAGCAAATGAAACTACCATAGCAACAGGCGCTTTAGTTAAAGAGTCAGTATCTGATGGCACACGCAATACTTTTCTAATCACTTTAATTTCAATTGTTTCTGCTGTAGTCATTGCTTGGGTAACATTAACAAGTATTACCCGTCCATTACACCGTGTAAATGAAATGCTGAATGTGGTTGCTTCTGGAGACTTGTCACGTAAATTAGATGAAAGTGGCAATGATGAGTTCGCACAACTTTCACGCAACTGTAATTTGTTAATTGATAGTTTAAGAAATTTAATTCAAAGTATTGTTAGTCGCTCAACTCAGTTAGCAACAGCTGCCGAACAAACCTCAGCAGTAACAGCACAAAGTACAACGGCAATTAATGAGCAACGTACACAAGTAGAACAAGCAGCGTCTGCAACAACAGAAATGAGTAGTACAGCGCATAGCGTACTATCTAGCGCTAATGACGCCTTAGGCGAAATTAAACAAGCTGATGACGAAGCAGAGCGAGTTAAAGTTATTTCTAGCCGCAACCGTGAGACAATAGAGCTACTCGCTAATGAAGTAGAGTCTGCCTCACAAGTTATCAATAAACTACAACAAGATAGTGCGTCAATTGGCGGTATTCTTGATGTTATTAGAAGCATTGCAGACCAAACCAACCTACTAGCACTAAATGCTGCGATAGAAGCCGCTCGTGCTGGTGAGCATGGTCGAGGCTTTGCTGTTGTTGCTGATGAAGTAAGAACACTAGCAAGTCGTACGCAAGTCTCTACCCAAGAGATTCAAAACATGATTGAAGTGCTTCAAGGCGGTGCTGAAAAAGCGGTTTCAGTTATGGATGCAGGTAAAGAACAAGCAACCAATTGTGTTGAGCAAAGTGTTGAAGCTGAAAAAGCGCTTGATACCATTACTCATGCGGTACATGAAGCTTTTGATCGTAGCTCACAAATTGCCACAGCTGCTGAAGAGCAAAGTGTTGTAGCTCACGAAATAAGTGAAAACTTGGAATCTATTGTTGCTATTGCAGAGCAAACCACTGCAGGCTCACAACAAACAGCCGAGTCAAGCAGCGAAGTAGCACGCTTAGCTGAAGAGTTACAACAATCAGTACAAGAGTTTAAACTTTAG
- a CDS encoding symmetrical bis(5'-nucleosyl)-tetraphosphatase, whose translation MAVYFVGDIQGCYSELDALLTKVGFSSNNDQLYVAGDLVARGPDSLETLRFIKSLNNNAKVVLGNHDLHLLSVYHGIKKVKAQDLLGPLLSAPDVAPLMDWLIQQPLIQKLPDEKTYMSHAGLSPQWTPETALIQATIAQKYLNSSASSHWLSNMYGEQPTSWIDADDELSRFRFTINSLTRMRYCYTDGSLNFTCKDNPNDATKNLAPWFEFKHIKENTQWIFGHWAALMGACPFDNIHALDTGCVWGQHLTMLRWHDKKLFTEQSHKSTIR comes from the coding sequence ATGGCAGTCTATTTTGTTGGTGATATTCAAGGCTGCTATAGCGAACTAGATGCTTTACTAACGAAAGTTGGGTTTTCCTCTAATAACGATCAACTTTATGTTGCTGGTGATTTAGTTGCTCGAGGACCAGACTCTCTTGAAACCTTACGCTTCATTAAGTCACTCAATAATAATGCCAAGGTAGTATTAGGTAATCATGATCTACATTTACTATCCGTTTATCACGGTATCAAAAAAGTAAAAGCTCAGGACTTACTAGGCCCATTATTATCAGCTCCTGACGTTGCACCGTTAATGGATTGGCTAATTCAACAGCCTCTTATCCAAAAACTCCCTGATGAAAAAACTTATATGAGTCACGCTGGGTTATCACCTCAGTGGACTCCTGAAACTGCCCTTATTCAGGCAACAATAGCACAGAAGTATTTAAACTCTTCCGCTAGCTCGCATTGGTTAAGTAATATGTATGGAGAACAACCAACAAGTTGGATAGATGCAGATGATGAGCTAAGCCGTTTTAGGTTTACCATCAACTCACTTACCCGCATGCGTTATTGCTACACTGACGGTAGTTTAAACTTTACCTGCAAAGACAATCCTAATGATGCAACTAAAAACTTAGCCCCTTGGTTTGAATTTAAGCATATTAAAGAGAATACCCAATGGATATTTGGTCACTGGGCTGCATTGATGGGGGCTTGCCCATTCGATAATATTCACGCGCTCGATACTGGCTGCGTTTGGGGGCAACATCTAACGATGTTGAGATGGCATGATAAAAAGCTATTTACAGAACAATCACATAAAAGCACAATAAGATAA
- a CDS encoding phosphotransferase, which translates to MNNLRTTELLRWLACHFPDQSLTLAPLTGDAGFRCYFRFQYQNRHYIAVDAPAELSNNLAFIKVQSILFDQSVTVPEIIAADLEQGFLYLSDFGDNLLADKLSRENMQQYYGKAIAELEKMLQCKTSLVETLPYYDEAFIATELAIFNDWLLEKHLNIHLTAEEKSKLKECFDVLVLALNEQPKVFMHRDYHSRNIMLLDDDKLGIIDFQDAVQGPVIYDLVSLLRDCYVRWPDELLAPLIESYRQQVQLHLPDENLTQEKWQYWFDLTGLQRHIKASGIFARLYHRDNKSGYLADIPLTLAYIRDVSRQYDKLGFLHDLVTNRVIPALNTLDK; encoded by the coding sequence TTGAATAATTTAAGAACTACAGAGCTATTGCGTTGGTTAGCTTGTCACTTCCCAGATCAAAGTCTCACCTTAGCACCGCTCACTGGAGATGCAGGCTTTAGATGCTACTTTCGTTTTCAATACCAAAATCGGCACTATATTGCAGTTGATGCACCTGCAGAGCTATCAAATAATCTCGCCTTTATAAAAGTACAGAGTATTCTCTTCGATCAGAGTGTTACGGTCCCCGAAATTATTGCCGCAGATCTTGAACAGGGCTTTCTTTATTTAAGTGATTTCGGTGATAATTTACTTGCTGACAAGCTTTCTAGAGAAAATATGCAGCAATATTATGGTAAAGCTATAGCTGAACTGGAAAAAATGCTGCAATGCAAAACCTCATTAGTTGAAACTTTACCGTATTATGATGAAGCGTTTATCGCGACGGAATTGGCGATATTTAATGATTGGTTATTAGAGAAACACCTAAACATTCATTTGACTGCAGAAGAGAAAAGTAAACTAAAAGAGTGTTTTGATGTCTTAGTTTTAGCATTAAATGAACAACCTAAAGTCTTTATGCATCGTGATTATCATAGCCGTAATATTATGCTATTAGACGATGATAAACTTGGCATTATTGATTTTCAAGATGCTGTGCAAGGCCCTGTTATTTATGATCTGGTTTCGTTACTTCGAGATTGCTACGTACGCTGGCCGGATGAATTATTAGCACCATTAATTGAGAGCTACCGCCAGCAAGTACAACTTCATTTACCTGATGAAAACTTAACGCAAGAAAAATGGCAATATTGGTTTGATTTAACGGGCTTACAACGGCATATCAAGGCAAGTGGTATCTTTGCTCGTTTGTATCATAGAGATAATAAGTCAGGTTATTTAGCCGATATTCCACTCACTTTAGCTTATATACGAGATGTTAGCCGACAATATGATAAACTCGGCTTTTTACATGACTTAGTCACTAATCGTGTAATTCCGGCTTTAAATACATTAGATAAATAA
- the pdxA gene encoding 4-hydroxythreonine-4-phosphate dehydrogenase PdxA: MVLKRIAITPGEPAGVGPDLLIKIAQQDWPTQIVAVASAELLSSRAKLLNLPLNIELYDADGPVKAHKAGTLIVLPVELDDICQPGILNVNNGHYVVETLRVASEKNISGEFDAVVTGPVHKGLINKAGIAFSGHTEYFAHQANCSDVVMMLATEGLRVALVTTHIPLAYVSKAITRERLQKVTRILHRDLIDKFGIPNPKIYVCGINPHAGEDGHLGREEIDVMIPALNELRQEGMDLVGPLPADTIFQAKYLDEADAILSMFHDQGLPVLKFKGFGASVNITLGLPFIRTSVDHGTALDLAGTGTADVGSFNEAINSAITLASNQA; encoded by the coding sequence ATAGTGTTAAAAAGAATTGCAATAACACCAGGAGAGCCGGCAGGTGTCGGCCCTGATCTGTTGATAAAAATAGCACAACAAGATTGGCCAACCCAGATTGTAGCTGTCGCTTCTGCTGAGCTATTAAGTTCAAGAGCAAAACTATTGAACTTACCGCTAAATATTGAATTATATGATGCTGATGGCCCAGTAAAAGCTCACAAAGCAGGCACGCTGATAGTGTTGCCTGTCGAGTTAGATGATATTTGCCAACCAGGCATTCTTAATGTTAATAACGGCCACTATGTCGTTGAAACTTTACGTGTTGCCAGTGAAAAAAATATCTCTGGTGAGTTTGATGCGGTCGTTACAGGTCCTGTTCATAAAGGACTAATTAATAAAGCGGGTATTGCATTCAGTGGTCACACAGAATACTTTGCTCACCAGGCAAATTGTTCTGACGTCGTCATGATGCTTGCCACTGAAGGGTTAAGAGTAGCGCTAGTAACAACGCACATTCCTTTAGCTTATGTCTCTAAAGCCATTACTAGGGAAAGGTTGCAGAAAGTAACCCGTATATTACATCGAGATTTAATTGATAAATTTGGTATTCCAAATCCGAAAATATATGTTTGTGGCATAAATCCACATGCTGGTGAAGACGGACATCTCGGACGTGAAGAAATAGATGTTATGATCCCAGCTTTAAATGAATTACGTCAAGAAGGCATGGATCTCGTGGGTCCACTACCTGCTGACACAATCTTTCAAGCAAAATACTTAGATGAAGCAGATGCCATTTTGAGTATGTTTCATGATCAAGGGTTACCAGTGTTGAAATTCAAAGGTTTTGGCGCATCAGTCAATATAACTCTTGGGCTACCATTTATTAGAACATCTGTTGACCACGGTACCGCTTTAGATTTAGCGGGTACAGGTACAGCAGATGTTGGCAGCTTTAATGAAGCCATCAACAGTGCAATAACATTAGCTAGCAATCAAGCATAA
- the lptD gene encoding LPS assembly protein LptD produces MRFPLNKISLVFLLPCTFTSNAQNTETNKNITVQCPIPSYANIAKETGKEVNENFTILSSTSSIKKGEYANFTGGVTLLNQDKSVVADELSVNRTTSTVNASGDIHFQNNGIDIFADSLNINQLQKTTSLTTTSYQLNGSAGHGSAKKINIDGNGETLSFTDSSFTTCYGAVPDWQMHASEINISSDEKSLEAYNARFTLFDIPVLYVPYLTMPIGNDRQSGFLYPTISSSNNSGIEVKTPYYINIASDMDATITPRYMSERGTQLIAEYRYMQDFQSGKVDIEYLNKDKKLTNNDDSRYLARFQHVGTFAERFRAHIDYTTISDDNYLVDLGSSQFNDNDSYLYQVGEIAYFAENWQTTLKLQDFEVLGNHQRSYKTLPQIEISRQQKLDDFDGIIDIYSELSSFDSADKTKPTAQRYHVEAGLLYPIATPAWFLNSELKVLQTNYRQTNIGNDTLLEKNVSRTLPKLRLHGGVNFDRDLTLFNSGYSQTLEPQLQYLYIPEKDQDNIGIYDTTNLQDDYNGLFRDRRFSGIDRIAQANQISWGVTSRLLTEENNEVLRFSLGRIVYFNESNFNSSGQDTLVDKSALAADIFVHLSRNWQFSSDIQYNTDSRKTNKSQTTIDYLFSNNQTIQLNHRYARDVSGETLEQVSMATNVKIAQQWQLVGRFTQDLQGKRSIESYAGLEYSSCCWGIRFTYHRNINSKIDEIGNIDDNRDAFDSSFNIQFVYNGINSNKPSNSVGDMFNSSIFGYKRPYFLNN; encoded by the coding sequence ATGCGTTTTCCCTTAAATAAAATTTCCCTTGTCTTTCTGTTGCCTTGTACCTTTACCAGCAACGCGCAAAATACTGAAACAAATAAAAACATCACGGTTCAATGTCCGATCCCAAGCTACGCTAATATTGCGAAGGAAACGGGTAAAGAAGTAAACGAAAACTTTACGATTTTATCATCTACTTCTAGCATTAAAAAAGGTGAATATGCCAATTTTACTGGTGGCGTTACTTTATTAAACCAAGACAAATCAGTTGTTGCTGACGAGTTATCGGTTAATCGTACCACATCAACGGTTAATGCAAGTGGTGACATTCACTTTCAAAATAACGGTATCGATATTTTTGCTGACTCGTTGAATATCAATCAACTACAAAAAACCACATCACTGACTACCACCTCTTATCAGCTAAATGGCTCTGCTGGTCATGGTAGTGCGAAAAAAATTAACATTGATGGTAATGGTGAAACTTTAAGCTTTACTGATTCAAGCTTTACGACTTGTTATGGCGCAGTACCTGACTGGCAAATGCACGCTAGTGAAATTAACATTTCATCGGATGAAAAGTCGCTCGAAGCTTATAATGCTCGTTTTACCCTTTTTGACATACCCGTTTTATATGTGCCTTATTTGACGATGCCGATAGGTAATGATCGACAATCTGGTTTTTTATACCCAACGATTAGCAGCTCTAATAATTCAGGCATAGAAGTAAAAACGCCTTACTATATTAATATAGCCTCAGATATGGATGCGACAATTACACCGCGCTATATGTCAGAAAGAGGCACACAACTTATCGCTGAATATAGATATATGCAGGATTTTCAATCAGGCAAAGTTGATATTGAATATCTTAATAAAGATAAGAAGTTAACCAATAATGATGATTCTCGATATTTAGCACGTTTTCAGCATGTAGGTACTTTTGCAGAACGCTTTCGAGCCCATATTGATTACACGACAATCAGTGACGATAACTACCTAGTGGATTTAGGTAGCAGCCAATTTAATGACAATGACTCTTACTTATACCAAGTGGGTGAAATTGCTTACTTTGCTGAAAACTGGCAAACGACGCTAAAACTACAAGATTTTGAAGTATTAGGTAATCATCAACGTAGCTATAAAACTTTACCGCAAATAGAGATTAGTCGTCAGCAAAAGCTGGATGATTTTGATGGTATTATTGACATTTATTCTGAGTTATCAAGCTTTGACAGCGCTGATAAAACTAAACCGACAGCGCAGCGGTATCATGTAGAAGCCGGTTTACTATACCCCATTGCAACTCCCGCATGGTTTTTAAACTCTGAACTTAAAGTACTACAAACCAATTATCGTCAAACTAATATAGGTAATGATACGCTGTTAGAAAAAAATGTCAGCAGAACCTTGCCTAAATTACGCTTGCATGGTGGTGTAAACTTTGATCGAGATTTGACTTTATTTAATAGCGGCTACAGTCAAACACTAGAGCCACAGCTACAATATCTTTATATTCCTGAAAAGGACCAAGACAATATTGGTATATACGATACCACCAATTTACAAGATGATTACAATGGCTTATTTCGCGATCGTCGTTTTAGTGGTATCGATCGTATAGCGCAGGCTAACCAAATATCTTGGGGTGTCACAAGTCGATTATTAACTGAAGAAAATAATGAAGTACTACGTTTTAGTTTAGGCCGTATCGTTTATTTTAATGAGAGTAACTTTAACAGCAGCGGGCAAGACACTTTAGTTGATAAATCGGCACTTGCTGCCGACATATTTGTGCATTTAAGTCGTAATTGGCAGTTTAGCTCAGATATTCAATACAATACTGATTCTCGTAAGACAAATAAAAGCCAAACTACGATTGATTATTTATTTTCCAACAATCAAACAATTCAATTGAACCATCGATATGCTCGCGATGTCTCAGGAGAGACATTAGAACAAGTATCCATGGCAACAAATGTTAAGATTGCTCAACAATGGCAACTTGTGGGTCGTTTTACACAAGATTTACAAGGCAAGCGCAGTATCGAAAGCTATGCAGGACTTGAATATAGTAGTTGTTGTTGGGGAATTCGTTTTACGTATCATCGCAACATTAACTCAAAAATAGACGAAATCGGCAATATAGATGACAATCGTGATGCATTTGACAGCAGTTTTAACATTCAATTTGTATATAATGGTATAAATAGCAACAAACCTTCCAACAGTGTTGGAGATATGTTTAATTCGAGTATATTTGGCTATAAACGCCCTTACTTCCTCAATAACTAA
- the rsmA gene encoding 16S rRNA (adenine(1518)-N(6)/adenine(1519)-N(6))-dimethyltransferase RsmA, whose translation MSKNSHLGHQAKKRFGQNFLHNDAIISNIVDVINPEPNENLVEIGPGLGALTEPVVDRAGQLSVVELDRDLAHRLRHHPFLAPKLTIYEEDALKFDFSQLASDEKPLRIFGNLPYNISTPLIFHLLTFKDKVKDMHFMLQKEVVQRMASGENCKAYGRLSIMTQYQCQVIPVMEIGPEAFKPAPKVDSAIVRLIPHKTIKNPVKDINSLNKVCLAAFNQRRKTIRNSFKKLISAEQLEQLGIDPGLRPENLSLADFVMLANFVTDNPIETNDE comes from the coding sequence ATGAGTAAGAACTCCCATTTAGGTCATCAAGCTAAAAAACGCTTTGGACAAAACTTTTTACATAACGACGCTATTATCAGTAATATTGTTGACGTTATTAACCCGGAGCCTAATGAAAACTTAGTTGAAATTGGTCCTGGATTAGGTGCTCTAACTGAGCCTGTAGTCGATCGTGCTGGTCAATTAAGCGTAGTCGAACTAGACAGAGATTTAGCACACAGACTACGTCATCATCCATTTTTAGCACCAAAGTTAACTATTTATGAAGAAGATGCCTTAAAATTTGATTTTTCACAATTAGCTAGTGACGAAAAGCCGCTTCGTATTTTTGGTAACTTACCCTATAACATTTCGACACCGCTTATTTTTCATTTGTTGACCTTTAAAGACAAAGTTAAAGACATGCATTTTATGCTGCAAAAAGAAGTTGTTCAGCGCATGGCTTCAGGTGAAAATTGTAAAGCTTATGGTCGTTTATCAATAATGACACAGTACCAATGTCAAGTTATCCCCGTTATGGAAATAGGTCCTGAAGCTTTTAAACCCGCACCTAAAGTAGACTCGGCTATCGTTAGGTTGATACCACATAAAACCATTAAAAACCCAGTGAAAGATATTAATTCACTCAATAAAGTGTGTTTAGCAGCATTCAATCAGCGCCGAAAAACAATACGCAATAGTTTTAAAAAATTAATTTCTGCTGAGCAACTAGAACAGTTAGGTATTGATCCTGGCTTACGCCCTGAAAACTTATCGTTGGCAGATTTTGTTATGTTAGCGAATTTTGTCACTGATAACCCGATAGAAACTAACGATGAGTGA
- the surA gene encoding peptidylprolyl isomerase SurA gives MKNSLKLLLLGSVLSFSSIGQAFAAEVELDRVAVIVNTSVVLESEIKDLITSVTLQAKKNNKALPSDRALRVQVMEKLINDSIVLQLGDRMGVQISDAQLDETLSNMAKDNNQSLDAFRQSLVSDGLDYEKYRENVRNELVSGEVRRASLRRRIYVSPQEIGNLLSVMKEQTNADVEYRLGHILIEFPTNPKQSDINEAKIRADKVLELLNNGSDFTNIAMTSSSGANALEGGDLGWKSINEMPTLFSELVDGQKKGSVFGPIRTGLGFSIVKLVDVRGRQTMEVEEVKASHILIKPSIILSEAKAKALLQGFVDKLNAGEADFAELAKEYSEGPTSVRGGDLGWSDPSKYDPAFSEALASLDIDEVHKPFRSSFGWHIAKLTGRRIQDATEQMNESRAYQLLYNRQFGMEGARWIKELRDEAYIEILEVEQE, from the coding sequence ATGAAAAATTCATTGAAATTATTACTTCTTGGTTCGGTACTTAGTTTTAGCTCTATTGGGCAAGCCTTCGCAGCTGAAGTTGAGCTAGACCGAGTAGCCGTTATCGTTAATACCAGCGTCGTTTTAGAATCTGAAATAAAAGATCTCATCACTTCAGTTACCTTACAAGCAAAAAAGAATAACAAGGCATTACCGTCTGATCGAGCCTTACGTGTTCAAGTGATGGAAAAATTAATTAATGACAGCATAGTATTACAGCTAGGTGATCGCATGGGTGTTCAAATCAGCGATGCTCAGCTAGATGAAACACTGTCAAATATGGCTAAAGATAACAATCAGTCGCTTGATGCATTTCGCCAATCACTTGTTTCAGATGGTCTAGATTATGAAAAATATCGAGAAAATGTTCGTAATGAACTCGTTTCTGGTGAAGTGCGCCGTGCTAGTTTGCGCCGCCGAATTTACGTATCTCCTCAAGAGATAGGTAACTTATTATCAGTAATGAAAGAACAAACTAATGCTGATGTAGAATATCGATTGGGCCATATTTTAATAGAATTTCCAACGAATCCAAAGCAAAGTGATATTAATGAAGCTAAAATACGTGCCGATAAAGTACTTGAGTTATTAAATAATGGTAGCGACTTTACTAACATTGCGATGACCTCATCTAGTGGCGCGAACGCATTAGAAGGTGGTGATTTAGGCTGGAAAAGTATCAATGAAATGCCGACTTTATTCTCTGAGTTAGTAGACGGTCAGAAAAAGGGTAGTGTTTTTGGTCCAATTCGTACCGGTTTAGGTTTTAGTATCGTAAAATTAGTTGATGTTCGTGGCCGCCAAACAATGGAGGTTGAAGAAGTCAAAGCAAGCCATATTTTAATTAAACCTTCAATCATCCTTAGTGAAGCAAAAGCTAAAGCATTATTACAAGGTTTTGTAGATAAATTAAATGCTGGTGAAGCCGATTTTGCCGAGCTTGCTAAAGAGTATTCAGAAGGTCCTACGTCTGTTCGTGGTGGTGACTTAGGTTGGTCAGATCCAAGTAAATATGATCCTGCGTTTTCAGAAGCCTTAGCTAGCTTGGATATCGATGAGGTACATAAACCATTTCGTTCATCATTTGGTTGGCATATAGCCAAATTAACGGGACGAAGAATTCAAGATGCCACTGAGCAAATGAACGAAAGTCGCGCTTATCAGTTACTTTATAATCGTCAATTTGGTATGGAAGGCGCACGTTGGATTAAAGAGTTACGTGACGAAGCGTATATAGAAATTCTCGAAGTGGAACAAGAATAG
- the apaG gene encoding Co2+/Mg2+ efflux protein ApaG, translated as MSDESTMITTDVSVSVVSQYIAQQSVEAEQQFVFSYTITITNNSAETVQLLSRYWLITDANGDTSEVSGEGVIGQQPYIKVNESFTYSSGCLLKSPLGNMQGHYQMQTSSAKLIQVDIPVFRLAKPNILN; from the coding sequence ATGAGTGATGAAAGCACAATGATAACAACTGACGTTTCGGTGTCAGTTGTTAGCCAATACATTGCTCAGCAATCTGTTGAGGCTGAGCAACAATTTGTCTTCAGTTATACTATTACTATTACCAACAATAGCGCTGAAACCGTTCAACTTTTAAGCCGTTATTGGCTGATTACAGATGCGAATGGCGACACTAGCGAAGTGTCAGGTGAAGGTGTTATTGGTCAGCAGCCTTATATTAAGGTAAACGAAAGTTTTACTTATAGTAGTGGTTGTTTATTAAAGTCTCCCCTAGGCAATATGCAAGGGCATTATCAAATGCAAACAAGTTCGGCAAAATTGATTCAGGTTGATATTCCCGTATTTCGTTTAGCAAAACCCAACATATTAAATTAG
- the murU gene encoding N-acetylmuramate alpha-1-phosphate uridylyltransferase MurU encodes MKAMILAAGRGARMRPLTDSCPKPLLKVQGLPLIEHHIRNLVAAGIEDIVINHAWLGEQIVTHLGCGEQFSANIRYSEEPVALETAGGIINALDLLAEQDDDVFLVINGDIFCDFDLTSLPTLKAEYNAHLVLVENPEHNPKGDFQLSAGMLMNRKENQQVSYTFSGIALYRKSFFKQYDENIAAGNNILLQPAVLPLAPMLRAAAEQQTVSATVMINAWTDVGTPERLAKLNAI; translated from the coding sequence ATGAAAGCAATGATATTGGCTGCAGGGCGTGGTGCACGCATGAGGCCGCTAACAGATAGTTGTCCTAAACCATTGTTAAAAGTTCAAGGCTTACCGCTGATTGAGCACCACATTAGAAATTTAGTGGCAGCAGGTATTGAAGATATTGTTATAAATCATGCTTGGCTAGGAGAGCAAATTGTTACTCACCTTGGATGCGGAGAGCAGTTTTCAGCTAATATTCGTTACAGTGAAGAGCCTGTAGCGTTGGAAACAGCAGGAGGGATCATTAATGCGCTTGATCTGCTAGCTGAACAAGATGATGACGTGTTTTTGGTCATTAATGGCGATATTTTTTGCGATTTTGATTTAACAAGTTTACCGACCTTAAAAGCCGAATATAATGCACACTTAGTATTAGTTGAAAATCCTGAGCATAACCCAAAAGGAGACTTTCAATTGTCAGCAGGTATGTTGATGAACCGAAAAGAGAATCAACAAGTTTCTTATACTTTTAGTGGTATTGCACTTTATCGAAAAAGCTTTTTTAAGCAATATGATGAGAATATAGCAGCAGGTAACAATATATTGCTACAACCTGCAGTACTGCCTTTAGCGCCTATGTTAAGAGCGGCTGCAGAACAACAAACCGTATCAGCAACTGTCATGATAAATGCATGGACTGATGTCGGTACGCCTGAGCGTTTAGCTAAGCTAAATGCTATTTAA